One Mycolicibacterium parafortuitum DNA segment encodes these proteins:
- a CDS encoding amino acid ABC transporter ATP-binding protein, protein MSELIPEAVAAEPPGTVKIRIEGLKKSFGDLVVLDGIDTTVTHGEVVCVIGPSGSGKSTLLRCLNKLEDITGGRVVIDDFDLTDPKVDLDKVRQHIGMVFQHFNLFPHMTVLENITLAPLLTKKMTRADAEKKARDLLAQVGLAEKADVKPSTLSGGQKQRVAIARALAMNPSIMLFDEATSALDPEMVGDVLEVLRALAVAGMTMVVVTHEMGFAREVASRVIFMADGHIVEEGTPAEIFDNPKHPRLQEFLSKVL, encoded by the coding sequence ATGAGTGAACTGATACCCGAAGCCGTGGCCGCCGAGCCCCCCGGCACGGTGAAGATCCGGATCGAAGGTCTGAAGAAATCATTCGGTGATCTGGTTGTGCTCGACGGTATCGACACCACCGTCACCCACGGCGAGGTGGTCTGTGTCATCGGTCCGTCGGGGTCGGGGAAGTCGACGTTGCTGCGGTGTTTGAACAAGCTGGAGGACATCACCGGCGGCAGGGTCGTCATCGACGATTTCGACCTCACCGACCCGAAGGTCGACCTCGACAAGGTGCGCCAGCACATCGGCATGGTGTTCCAGCACTTCAACCTGTTCCCGCACATGACGGTGCTGGAGAACATCACCCTCGCACCGCTGCTCACCAAGAAGATGACGAGGGCGGACGCCGAGAAGAAGGCACGCGACCTGCTCGCGCAGGTCGGGCTGGCCGAGAAGGCGGACGTGAAACCGTCGACACTCTCGGGTGGTCAGAAGCAGCGCGTCGCGATCGCCAGGGCGCTGGCGATGAATCCGTCGATCATGCTGTTCGACGAGGCCACCAGCGCGCTCGACCCGGAGATGGTGGGCGATGTGCTGGAGGTGTTACGCGCGCTGGCCGTTGCCGGGATGACCATGGTGGTGGTGACCCACGAGATGGGATTCGCCCGGGAGGTCGCGTCCCGGGTGATCTTCATGGCAGACGGTCACATCGTCGAGGAGGGGACGCCGGCCGAGATCTTCGACAACCCGAAACACCCCAGACTGCAGGAATTTCTGTCCAAGGTCCTCTGA
- a CDS encoding class I adenylate-forming enzyme family protein, whose protein sequence is MSLAELLGDAPEIAVHTVAADITREEVSAGADGLAALLSASGVEIGQVVAAMLPNDPTTVAALFGTWRAGGVYTPLNPRVADAELSSQLETLSPVAVVTTAEHASRFADFGLPVHVRDGSGWTVHPPARPAVGTPRRYDSDVALLQFTSGTTGAPKPVPLRHATVVDLIDRLLAKLRGPKPAVEESKRAPMPNLVPLSLSLWAGIYQVLFAFRAGAGVILMDRFTPGEFATLIGRHQLRSTVLPPAALTMVLHDETVTDLAPLKIVRSITAPLSPVHAARFRDKFGVLVLNSYGQTELGGEVVGWSAADAREFGGAKLGSVGRPLPGIDVMISADEVLVRTPTTAARKIDPAFHDRLTDEGWFHTGDLGWFDDDGFLWLDGRVSDMINRGGLKVFPGTVEDVLMGADGVLEAAVVGVPDDRLGEVPWAFVVRKDEAVTEQGLIQWCRDRLTPYRVPVRVVFVERLPRNDVGKVVKRELTTLAGTDAMRP, encoded by the coding sequence ATGAGCCTGGCCGAGCTGCTCGGCGACGCGCCCGAGATCGCCGTGCACACAGTGGCTGCCGACATCACGCGCGAAGAGGTGTCCGCCGGCGCGGACGGTTTGGCCGCGCTGCTCAGCGCGTCCGGGGTGGAGATCGGTCAGGTGGTGGCGGCGATGCTGCCCAACGATCCCACCACCGTGGCCGCGCTGTTCGGCACCTGGCGTGCCGGAGGCGTCTACACCCCGTTGAATCCCCGGGTCGCGGACGCCGAATTGAGCTCCCAGCTCGAGACACTGTCCCCCGTCGCCGTCGTCACCACCGCCGAACACGCCTCCCGGTTCGCGGACTTCGGTCTGCCCGTCCATGTCCGCGACGGGTCGGGGTGGACGGTTCACCCGCCGGCCCGCCCCGCTGTCGGGACTCCTCGGCGTTACGACTCCGATGTCGCGCTGCTGCAGTTCACTTCGGGCACCACGGGGGCACCCAAGCCTGTTCCGCTACGGCATGCCACCGTGGTCGACCTGATCGACCGACTGCTCGCCAAGCTGAGGGGCCCGAAACCCGCTGTTGAAGAATCGAAGCGGGCGCCGATGCCGAACCTGGTGCCGTTGTCCCTGTCGCTGTGGGCCGGGATCTATCAGGTGCTATTCGCGTTCCGGGCGGGCGCCGGCGTCATCCTGATGGATCGCTTCACCCCGGGCGAGTTCGCGACCCTGATCGGCCGCCATCAGCTGCGGTCGACAGTGCTGCCGCCCGCCGCGCTGACCATGGTGCTGCACGACGAGACCGTCACCGACCTTGCCCCGCTGAAGATCGTCCGCTCGATCACCGCGCCGCTGTCACCCGTGCATGCCGCGCGCTTCCGCGACAAGTTCGGTGTGCTGGTGCTCAATTCCTACGGCCAGACCGAACTCGGCGGCGAAGTGGTCGGTTGGTCGGCCGCCGATGCGCGCGAGTTCGGCGGGGCCAAACTCGGCTCGGTCGGCCGGCCGCTGCCCGGCATCGACGTGATGATCTCCGCGGACGAGGTGCTGGTGCGCACTCCCACCACCGCGGCGCGCAAGATCGATCCGGCGTTTCACGACAGGCTCACCGACGAGGGTTGGTTCCATACCGGCGACCTGGGCTGGTTCGACGACGACGGATTCCTGTGGCTCGACGGGCGGGTCTCCGACATGATCAATCGCGGCGGTCTGAAGGTGTTCCCGGGCACCGTCGAAGATGTGCTGATGGGTGCCGACGGCGTCCTGGAAGCAGCGGTCGTCGGCGTGCCCGATGACCGCCTCGGCGAGGTGCCGTGGGCCTTCGTGGTCCGCAAGGACGAGGCAGTCACCGAACAGGGGCTGATCCAGTGGTGCCGCGACCGGCTGACGCCCTACCGGGTGCCGGTGCGCGTGGTCTTCGTCGAACGGTTGCCCCGCAACGACGTCGGGAAAGTGGTCAAGCGGGAGTTGACCACCCTCGCCGGAACAGATGCGATGCGACCGTGA
- a CDS encoding SDR family NAD(P)-dependent oxidoreductase produces the protein MDVNGTSAIVTGGASGIGAATARLLASQGARVVIADLQAERGQELAHEIGGVYVSVDVTDTSQIEDAVNTAADLGPLRSLVNSAGIGWAQRTIGKDGEFASAHNLDAYKKVLAINLVGTFDCIRLAATAMSRLDLTESGERGAIVNMTSVAAFDGQIGQAAYSSSKGGVVGLTLPVARDLAAVGIRVNTVAPGLIDTPIYGEGPDSEAFKAKLGESVLYPRRLGKPEELASMVVELITNSYMNAEVVRVDGGIRMPPK, from the coding sequence GTGGACGTCAATGGAACAAGCGCAATTGTCACCGGCGGTGCCTCGGGCATCGGCGCCGCGACCGCCCGACTGCTGGCATCCCAGGGTGCCCGCGTCGTCATCGCCGATCTGCAGGCGGAACGCGGTCAGGAACTCGCACACGAGATCGGCGGCGTGTACGTCAGCGTCGACGTGACCGATACCTCCCAGATCGAAGACGCCGTGAACACCGCCGCCGATCTCGGGCCGCTCCGTTCGCTCGTCAACTCGGCCGGAATCGGTTGGGCGCAGCGCACGATCGGTAAGGACGGCGAGTTCGCCTCGGCGCACAACCTGGACGCGTACAAGAAGGTGCTCGCGATCAACCTGGTCGGAACCTTCGACTGCATCCGTCTGGCGGCCACCGCGATGAGCCGGCTCGACCTCACCGAGTCCGGCGAGCGCGGCGCGATCGTCAACATGACCAGCGTGGCGGCCTTCGATGGCCAGATCGGCCAGGCCGCGTACTCGTCGTCCAAGGGTGGCGTCGTCGGCCTGACCCTGCCGGTGGCCCGCGATCTCGCCGCCGTCGGGATCCGCGTGAACACCGTCGCACCGGGCCTGATCGACACACCGATCTACGGCGAAGGACCCGACTCGGAGGCGTTCAAAGCCAAGCTCGGCGAGTCGGTTCTCTACCCGCGCCGTCTCGGCAAGCCTGAGGAACTGGCTTCGATGGTGGTCGAGCTGATCACCAACTCGTATATGAACGCCGAAGTCGTCCGCGTCGACGGTGGCATCCGGATGCCCCCCAAGTAA
- a CDS encoding ArsR/SmtB family transcription factor, which translates to MEHAVSADVFRALADPTRRTILDELTDRDGQTLFEICARLTTKHGISSSRQATSQHLGVLEDAGLIRSRREGRYKFHYLDTAPLLEIADRWLQPGAQKEGSA; encoded by the coding sequence GTGGAGCACGCCGTATCGGCCGATGTCTTCAGGGCACTTGCCGACCCGACCCGCCGCACCATCCTCGACGAACTGACCGACCGTGACGGGCAGACCCTGTTCGAGATCTGTGCGCGCCTGACCACCAAGCACGGCATCAGCTCATCGCGCCAGGCGACCTCGCAGCATCTCGGTGTGCTCGAAGACGCCGGGCTGATCCGGAGCCGACGCGAAGGCCGGTACAAGTTCCACTACCTCGACACCGCGCCGCTGCTCGAGATCGCCGACCGCTGGTTGCAGCCCGGTGCGCAGAAGGAAGGATCGGCATGA
- a CDS encoding ABC transporter substrate-binding protein: MFRHLVRTALTLAVLGTAVACGSGDDGSGGYTLRIGATSPTGTPAGSLGWGDKQGILADELKKAGVDKIEYSFFQSGSDVASALIAGAVDVAAIGDNPGLRTRSKNPDVVLLSLDSINGDAWLVGAKGGPTDIQGLVGKSVTAPQGTIRDRAARQLIDAAGLAGKIQVRDVPTPESIAGLSSGQIDATVVTGASAIELAHKGFPIIDSLGRHGMGSTGTNIALTPFLDEHPGFADAWRSAVTAVNRDIQDNFDAYAQWVAQTDGTELEFVKESTRPDEFNTEPFPTEGVDQLQAAYDFLAADGSLENSFDVREWAGATS, encoded by the coding sequence ATGTTCCGCCACCTCGTGCGCACCGCCCTGACACTCGCTGTCCTCGGTACGGCCGTCGCCTGCGGTAGCGGAGACGACGGTTCCGGCGGCTACACGCTGCGCATCGGTGCCACCTCACCGACCGGCACCCCGGCCGGCTCGCTCGGATGGGGTGACAAGCAAGGCATCCTCGCCGACGAACTCAAGAAGGCCGGAGTCGACAAGATCGAGTACTCGTTCTTCCAGTCCGGTAGTGACGTCGCATCGGCCCTGATCGCGGGCGCCGTCGACGTCGCGGCAATCGGCGACAACCCCGGCCTGCGCACACGCAGCAAGAATCCCGACGTGGTCCTGCTCAGCCTCGACTCGATCAACGGTGACGCGTGGCTGGTAGGCGCCAAAGGGGGACCGACGGACATCCAGGGGCTGGTCGGCAAATCGGTGACCGCACCGCAGGGCACCATCCGCGACAGGGCGGCCAGGCAGCTCATCGACGCTGCCGGACTGGCCGGCAAGATCCAGGTGCGCGATGTCCCGACCCCCGAATCGATCGCCGGCCTCAGCTCCGGCCAGATCGACGCCACGGTCGTGACCGGGGCCAGTGCGATCGAGTTGGCGCACAAGGGCTTCCCCATCATCGACAGCCTGGGCCGACACGGCATGGGCAGTACAGGCACCAACATCGCGCTGACCCCCTTCCTCGACGAGCACCCCGGATTCGCCGATGCATGGCGCTCGGCGGTCACCGCCGTCAACCGGGACATCCAGGACAACTTCGACGCGTACGCCCAGTGGGTCGCCCAAACCGACGGCACCGAGCTCGAATTCGTCAAGGAATCCACCCGGCCCGACGAGTTCAACACCGAACCGTTCCCGACCGAAGGAGTCGACCAGCTGCAGGCCGCCTACGATTTCCTGGCGGCCGACGGGTCCCTGGAGAATTCGTTCGACGTGCGCGAGTGGGCCGGAGCCACGTCGTGA
- a CDS encoding 4Fe-4S dicluster domain-containing protein, with amino-acid sequence MIEIVSTEACIACDVCIKVCPTDVFQRGEDGIPVIARQSDCQTCFMCEAYCPVDALYVSPISAPAGPESPHTDEDEVSRAGLFGGYRELVGWGRGRTSGALRDRNPLLKAVPPLSESRLPSPATVAGTPWNHHEQAID; translated from the coding sequence GTGATCGAGATCGTCAGCACCGAAGCATGCATCGCGTGCGACGTGTGCATCAAGGTGTGCCCGACCGACGTGTTCCAGCGCGGCGAGGACGGGATCCCCGTCATCGCCCGCCAGTCGGACTGCCAGACCTGCTTCATGTGCGAGGCCTACTGCCCGGTCGATGCGCTGTACGTCTCCCCCATCTCGGCGCCCGCCGGCCCGGAGAGTCCGCACACCGACGAGGACGAGGTGTCCCGGGCCGGGTTGTTCGGCGGCTACCGCGAGCTCGTCGGATGGGGCCGCGGACGCACCTCCGGCGCGCTGCGTGACCGCAATCCGTTGCTGAAAGCGGTGCCGCCGCTGAGTGAGTCGCGGTTGCCGTCACCGGCGACGGTGGCGGGCACGCCGTGGAACCACCACGAGCAGGCGATCGACTAA
- a CDS encoding amino acid ABC transporter substrate-binding protein/permease, producing the protein MCRTGRLRILIAAILVGLFGAALALPATATAEGETYTVATDTTFAPFEFQNASGDFVGIDMDLIRAIAEDQGFNVDIKPLGFDAALQAVQANQVDGVIAGMSITDERRKVFDFSEPYFESGIQMAVLEDNEDIKSYEDLRGKRVSVKNGTQGSDFANSIKDQYGFEVVSFADSSTMFDEVKTGNSVAVFEDYPVLLYGIAQGNGFKTVTPKEDPTGYGFAVNKGRNAELLQKFNAGLENLKAQGRYDEILQTYLGEDAATGDDSFFGLIKSTSPMLLAGLKMTIILTVVSIFFALILGVIFGLARVSRSIWLRAIGTTFVDIFRGTPLLVQAFFIYFGIPATFGFQMSAVTAGIITLSLNAGAYMTEIVRGGILSVDKGQMEAARSLGIGYLPTMRKVILPQAVRTMIPSYINQFVITLKDTSILSVLGIAELTQSGRIIIAGNYKAFEMWLIVGVIYFVVIMALTKLSDRLERRLVK; encoded by the coding sequence ATGTGCCGGACGGGCAGGCTGCGAATACTGATCGCCGCCATCCTCGTCGGACTGTTCGGGGCCGCCCTGGCACTGCCGGCCACGGCCACCGCGGAAGGCGAAACCTACACCGTCGCCACCGATACCACGTTTGCGCCGTTCGAATTCCAGAATGCCAGTGGCGACTTCGTCGGCATCGACATGGATCTGATCCGGGCGATCGCCGAGGATCAGGGCTTCAACGTCGACATCAAGCCGCTCGGCTTCGACGCCGCGCTGCAGGCCGTACAGGCCAATCAGGTCGATGGCGTCATCGCCGGTATGTCGATCACCGATGAGCGCAGGAAGGTCTTCGACTTCTCCGAACCGTACTTCGAATCCGGTATTCAGATGGCGGTGCTCGAAGACAACGAGGACATCAAGTCCTACGAGGACCTTCGCGGTAAGCGGGTATCGGTCAAGAACGGCACCCAGGGTTCGGATTTCGCGAACTCGATCAAAGACCAGTACGGCTTCGAAGTCGTGTCGTTCGCCGACTCCTCGACGATGTTCGACGAGGTGAAGACCGGGAACTCGGTGGCGGTCTTCGAGGACTACCCGGTGCTGTTGTACGGCATAGCGCAGGGCAACGGGTTCAAAACCGTGACACCGAAGGAAGATCCGACCGGATACGGGTTCGCGGTCAACAAGGGCCGCAATGCCGAACTGTTGCAGAAGTTCAACGCCGGTCTGGAGAACCTGAAGGCGCAGGGCCGCTACGACGAGATCCTGCAGACCTATCTCGGCGAGGACGCGGCGACCGGCGACGACTCCTTCTTCGGTCTGATCAAGAGCACGAGCCCGATGCTGCTGGCCGGCTTGAAGATGACGATCATCCTGACTGTCGTCTCGATCTTCTTCGCGCTGATCCTCGGTGTCATCTTCGGGCTGGCCAGGGTGTCCCGGTCGATCTGGCTACGGGCCATCGGCACCACCTTCGTCGACATCTTCCGCGGTACACCGCTTCTGGTGCAGGCGTTCTTCATCTACTTCGGCATTCCGGCGACGTTCGGGTTCCAGATGTCGGCGGTGACCGCGGGCATCATCACGCTGTCCCTCAACGCGGGCGCCTACATGACCGAGATCGTCCGCGGCGGCATCCTGTCGGTCGACAAGGGGCAGATGGAAGCCGCCCGCAGCCTGGGTATCGGTTACCTGCCAACCATGCGCAAAGTCATTCTGCCGCAGGCGGTACGAACGATGATCCCGTCGTACATCAACCAGTTCGTCATCACCCTCAAGGACACCTCGATCCTGTCGGTGCTCGGCATCGCCGAGTTGACCCAGAGCGGTCGCATCATCATCGCCGGCAACTACAAGGCGTTCGAGATGTGGTTGATCGTCGGCGTCATCTACTTCGTCGTCATCATGGCGCTGACCAAACTGTCCGACCGGCTGGAGAGGCGGCTCGTCAAATGA
- a CDS encoding VOC family protein, translating into MKIKYTSVMVDDQEKALRFYTDVLGFLVKHDVPMGDARWITVVSPENPAGTELVLEPDAHPAVRPFKDALVADGIPFTAFVVGDVRAEYERLRGLGVTFTQEPTDMGPVTTAVLDDTCGNLIQIQSATR; encoded by the coding sequence ATGAAAATCAAGTACACCAGCGTGATGGTCGACGACCAGGAGAAGGCGCTGCGGTTCTACACCGACGTCCTCGGATTTCTCGTCAAACACGACGTTCCGATGGGAGACGCCCGATGGATCACCGTCGTGTCGCCCGAGAACCCGGCCGGCACCGAACTGGTGCTCGAACCCGACGCGCATCCGGCCGTGCGGCCGTTCAAGGACGCCCTGGTCGCCGACGGCATTCCGTTCACGGCGTTCGTCGTCGGCGACGTGCGCGCGGAGTACGAGCGGCTGCGCGGCCTCGGCGTCACTTTCACCCAGGAACCCACCGATATGGGCCCGGTGACCACCGCCGTCCTCGACGACACCTGCGGCAACCTGATCCAGATCCAAAGCGCCACGCGCTAG
- a CDS encoding EthD family reductase yields the protein MPETKITAIYDNPLDPAAFESAYESEQLEAARRIPGHIRLEASKVWPKEDGSPTPAYRMIDLYFTDYDAASAAVQTPEAGAFFEALGRLSTGGVRVLFSEIETTAG from the coding sequence ATGCCTGAAACCAAGATCACCGCCATCTACGACAACCCGCTCGATCCCGCCGCGTTCGAATCGGCCTATGAATCAGAGCAACTGGAAGCGGCCCGTCGCATTCCGGGGCACATCCGCCTGGAAGCTTCGAAGGTCTGGCCGAAGGAGGATGGGAGCCCGACGCCTGCGTACCGCATGATCGACCTGTACTTCACGGATTACGACGCGGCAAGCGCGGCCGTGCAGACCCCGGAGGCCGGCGCCTTCTTCGAGGCGCTCGGCCGGCTGTCCACCGGCGGTGTGCGAGTGCTGTTCTCGGAGATCGAGACCACCGCGGGCTGA
- a CDS encoding ABC transporter ATP-binding protein, producing MSAAVVSVRGLRRSFGAQQVLDDLDLHIADGEFVAMLGRSGSGKSTLLRILAGLDGQAEGSVIVPRSRAVVFQNPRLLPWRRALANVTFALPDGGPDAPGRAARGQAALEEVGLADKARAWPLSLSGGEAQRVSLARALVREPDLLLLDEPFGALDALTRLKMYRLLHDLWSRRHMAVLHVTHDVDEAILLADRVVVLSDGKVSLNRDVDLPFPRSRGDDGFDELRRILLAELGVQEEVGHDRSR from the coding sequence ATGAGTGCCGCGGTGGTCTCGGTCCGCGGCCTGCGTCGCTCGTTCGGCGCCCAGCAGGTCCTCGACGATCTCGACCTGCACATCGCCGACGGCGAGTTCGTCGCGATGCTGGGCCGTTCCGGTTCCGGCAAGAGCACGCTGCTGCGCATCCTCGCCGGTCTCGACGGCCAGGCCGAGGGGTCGGTGATCGTGCCGCGCTCGCGTGCGGTCGTCTTCCAGAATCCACGCCTGTTGCCCTGGCGCCGCGCGCTGGCCAACGTCACGTTCGCGCTGCCCGACGGCGGGCCGGATGCCCCGGGCCGGGCCGCCCGCGGGCAGGCGGCGCTCGAGGAGGTCGGGCTCGCCGACAAGGCCCGCGCGTGGCCGCTGTCGCTGTCAGGCGGTGAGGCCCAACGTGTTTCGCTGGCCCGTGCGCTGGTGCGCGAACCCGACCTGTTGTTGCTGGATGAGCCGTTCGGGGCGCTCGACGCGTTGACCCGGCTCAAGATGTATCGCCTGCTCCACGATCTGTGGTCGCGCAGGCATATGGCGGTCCTGCACGTCACCCACGACGTCGACGAGGCAATCCTGCTCGCCGACCGGGTGGTAGTGCTGTCCGACGGCAAGGTGTCGCTGAACCGCGACGTCGATCTACCGTTCCCGCGCAGCCGCGGCGACGACGGATTCGACGAGCTGCGCCGCATTCTGCTGGCCGAACTGGGGGTGCAGGAGGAGGTCGGGCATGACCGGAGCCGGTGA
- a CDS encoding FAD-dependent oxidoreductase gives MTGAGDVDTQHTDVLVLGGGPAATWAAIAAAETGSRVTLVDKGYCGTSGATAAGGNNLWLIPPGRRRDESMREREAAAGGLTDADWMARVLSASWDRVEQLASWGYPFPVDDDGRQLRSSLQGPEYMRRMRRKAHRSGVRILDHHPATALTTDGDGVVNGATGIARQDGGRPWRIAAGAVVLATGGTAFLSGSFGTNVDTGDGLLMAAEVGAHLSGMEFSTAYALAPEWGTHTKGRMLQWASFYDEQGRPFPTERGLAGRQDAQRALAQGKRVFARLDRAPEHIRQTMRDAQPNYFLPLDKAGIDPFVTAYPLRMVYEGSVRGTGGLRLTGADCATTVPGLFAAGDAATRELITGAISGGGSHNGSWAIASGSLAGRGAAEYSRRRETGGELVEHDRLGLRPGPHGAPTVDEVVRTAQDHILPPNRSHRKSGDRLTESAAALEALWRDISAGLAPVPPRDAYKPRQAVALVAAARWITAASLTRTETRGIHRREDLPDQDDRLTHRILVGGLDDLWTSPDPVLPQLISSEAVA, from the coding sequence ATGACCGGAGCCGGTGACGTCGACACACAGCACACAGACGTCCTGGTGCTCGGCGGCGGCCCGGCAGCCACCTGGGCCGCGATCGCGGCCGCCGAGACGGGCAGCCGGGTCACGTTGGTGGACAAAGGTTATTGCGGCACCAGCGGGGCCACCGCCGCCGGCGGCAACAACCTGTGGTTGATCCCACCCGGCCGGCGCCGCGACGAGTCGATGCGCGAGCGAGAGGCCGCCGCAGGCGGTCTGACCGACGCCGACTGGATGGCGCGGGTGCTGTCCGCGTCATGGGATCGCGTCGAACAGCTCGCGTCGTGGGGATATCCATTCCCGGTCGATGACGACGGGCGCCAGCTACGCAGCAGCCTGCAGGGCCCTGAGTACATGCGCCGGATGCGCCGCAAGGCCCACCGCAGCGGGGTACGGATTCTCGACCACCACCCGGCCACCGCGCTGACCACCGACGGCGACGGAGTCGTCAACGGCGCCACCGGGATCGCCCGTCAGGACGGCGGGCGGCCGTGGCGCATCGCGGCGGGCGCGGTGGTTCTCGCCACCGGTGGCACCGCGTTCCTGTCCGGGTCGTTCGGCACCAACGTCGACACCGGTGACGGGCTCCTGATGGCCGCCGAGGTCGGAGCTCACCTGTCCGGCATGGAGTTCAGCACCGCCTACGCGTTGGCGCCGGAATGGGGCACCCATACCAAGGGCCGCATGCTGCAGTGGGCCAGTTTCTACGACGAGCAGGGCCGGCCGTTTCCGACCGAGCGCGGGCTGGCCGGACGCCAGGACGCGCAACGGGCCCTGGCTCAGGGCAAACGGGTGTTCGCGCGGCTGGATCGCGCCCCCGAGCACATCCGGCAGACGATGCGCGACGCGCAGCCGAACTACTTCCTGCCGCTGGACAAGGCGGGCATCGACCCGTTCGTGACGGCCTATCCGCTGCGGATGGTCTACGAGGGCTCAGTGCGCGGCACCGGCGGTCTGCGGCTCACCGGCGCCGACTGCGCCACCACCGTGCCCGGGTTGTTCGCCGCCGGCGACGCGGCCACCCGCGAGCTGATCACCGGGGCGATCAGCGGCGGCGGCAGCCACAACGGCTCGTGGGCCATCGCGTCCGGTTCCTTGGCCGGGCGTGGCGCCGCCGAGTACAGCCGGCGCCGGGAGACCGGCGGTGAGCTCGTCGAGCACGACCGACTCGGCCTGCGACCCGGACCCCACGGCGCTCCGACCGTCGACGAGGTGGTCCGCACCGCGCAGGACCACATCCTGCCGCCGAACCGCAGCCACCGGAAATCCGGCGACCGGCTCACCGAGTCCGCGGCGGCGCTGGAGGCGCTGTGGAGGGACATCTCGGCCGGGCTCGCCCCGGTGCCGCCGCGGGATGCATACAAACCGCGACAGGCCGTCGCGCTGGTCGCCGCGGCCCGGTGGATCACCGCGGCCTCGCTGACACGCACCGAGACCCGGGGCATTCACCGTCGCGAGGACCTACCCGACCAAGACGACAGGCTTACCCACCGCATCCTGGTTGGCGGCCTCGACGACCTCTGGACTTCCCCGGACCCTGTACTGCCCCAACTGATCTCCTCGGAGGCGGTGGCGTGA
- a CDS encoding ABC transporter permease: protein MTAIAAQRRPVAPAAPELVDVVAKSGRSRGLWARIPRPVRRMVSPVLILAAWGIGSATGLLNEDLFPPPSDVAVTAWRLLTDGQLALHVGTSTARVLIGTVLGITLGVVLAVLAGLTRTGEDLLDWSMQILKAVPNFALTPLLIIWMGIGEGPKIVLITLGVAIAIYINTYSGIRGVDQQLVEMAQTLEARRFTLITQVILPGAMPNFLIGLRLGLSSAWLSLIFAEMINTTEGIGFLMSRAQTNLQFDVSLLVIVIYAVLGLASYALVRLLERVLLSWRNGFAGFEATV, encoded by the coding sequence GTGACCGCGATCGCCGCGCAGCGACGTCCCGTGGCCCCCGCCGCCCCGGAGCTCGTCGACGTCGTCGCCAAAAGCGGCCGCAGCCGCGGACTCTGGGCCCGGATCCCGCGCCCGGTGCGCCGCATGGTCAGCCCGGTGCTGATCCTGGCCGCGTGGGGCATCGGCTCGGCCACCGGGTTGCTCAACGAGGACCTGTTCCCGCCGCCGTCGGACGTGGCGGTCACCGCGTGGCGTCTGCTGACCGACGGTCAGCTGGCGCTGCACGTGGGTACCTCGACCGCCCGGGTGTTGATCGGCACCGTCCTGGGGATCACGCTGGGCGTGGTGCTGGCGGTCCTCGCCGGGTTGACCCGCACCGGTGAGGACCTCCTGGATTGGAGCATGCAGATCCTCAAGGCCGTCCCGAACTTCGCGCTGACCCCGCTGCTCATCATCTGGATGGGTATCGGCGAGGGACCCAAGATCGTGCTGATCACCCTCGGCGTCGCGATCGCGATCTACATCAACACCTATTCCGGCATCCGCGGTGTGGACCAGCAGCTGGTGGAGATGGCGCAGACATTGGAGGCGCGGCGCTTTACGCTGATCACCCAGGTGATCCTGCCCGGCGCGATGCCGAACTTCCTGATCGGCCTGCGCCTCGGACTGTCCAGCGCGTGGCTGAGCCTGATCTTCGCCGAGATGATCAACACCACCGAGGGAATCGGATTCCTGATGTCCCGCGCCCAGACCAATCTGCAGTTCGACGTCTCGCTGCTGGTGATCGTCATCTACGCGGTGCTCGGGCTCGCCTCCTATGCGTTGGTCCGGCTGCTGGAGCGGGTTCTGCTGTCGTGGCGCAACGGTTTTGCCGGATTCGAGGCAACGGTATGA